A region of the Apium graveolens cultivar Ventura chromosome 6, ASM990537v1, whole genome shotgun sequence genome:
AATGATGATTAGTTGTTACGTATGTATATTCTTAAttgtgtgtattgattttgatTTGTGTGTATGTAGACGACGAAGAGAGTGATTACTATTAAAGAATAGCATATAGATTTCAAGTAGCGGATAGGTCGGGAGGGTCTTTTCGAGTCAGGTCAAACACGATCCATTTGTGCTTGTGCCAAACAGGTCGTGTTCGGGTAAATTTTAATTACAACAGGTCGGGTTCGTGTTCGTAATTTTTAACCAGATTCGGGTCGTTCCGGGTTCGGATTGAAGAAACAAAAACAGGTACGTCCAACCCGACACGAACCCGAAATTGCCACCCCTACTTTTGTCTTACTCTTTACAAGTCCATTGTTGTTGATCATGTGGTAGAGGTGGGGTGctaaaaatatatgtatattttcaattaatgaagaaaaaaaattatGGTTTTGGAAGCTGGACATCAAATCCTCTCTTCTCTCATGTTTCGCATTGTAATCATGCTCTAAATAGTAGTCGAAACATTAGCTTCAAATTTAGGGACCTTATTTGGGGATACCAAGCAAGGCTGACAGTTTTGATTGCTTTAATTTATTTGTATAACAATAATGATGCTCCTAGTTCTAAAATAAGTCTAGACTCCAGAGATCAATATTCACCACTGACCTTCTGTTCTATACTTAAAAATATTCAACTACGAGAAAAAAGTCTGAAAGTAATATTTTCTTTCCCGTGTATTGTTCACAATTCACATTTATTGGCACTCGGCAAGATAAATATATtcacatttattttgaggtgctGTTAGCTTCCTTATCTATGCAATTTCTCCTTTTACTAAGTTATTTTCTCTTTGAATTCTTGAGGCTCCGGTTTACCCAACATCTGAAAGGAACTTGCCTACTCCCCCAGCATTTGCCTTGAGGCCCATGAACATGCCAGCAAGTGATCCCAACTTCTATCCATATCCTCGACAGCAGCTGATAGTTGATGAATTTCCTGAAAGACCTGGACAGCCTGAGTGCAGTTTTTACTTGAAAACAGGGGACTGCAAGTATAGGGCTACCTGTAAATTTCACCACCCCAAAACTCGGAAGACTACCTTTACTCTTAGCGACCGTGGCCTGCCCTTAAGACCTGTAAGTTTTTTCTTGGTGATTTTGTCAGTTATCCAACTAAAACAAGAGGTTTAGCTGGCTATAGTTAAAAAAACAGTATACAAGCGTCTAACTAAATTACTTTTGATATTCTGATCTTTTTTTCTGGTGCAGCAGTAGTACTTgacctttttctttttttctcttatAAATTTAGGACCAGAGCATCTGCTCACACTTCAGCCGGTATGGAATTTGCAAGTATGGACCTGCTTGTAAGTATGACCACTCAGAAAGTAACGTCACTTCAGCAGAGTCTGATCAACGCCAGCCTCGTCGGTATGGCAGATTGGGAGATTCAGATGGGGATTGGAGAAGGGAACCTATGCAACAATCGGCCTGAGAATCATGCAATAGTTAAAGACTCTTAAGTTATAATGAGCACAAATACTTTAAGAACTTTATCTAGTTAAGCTTAATACTGCCAAACACCTTTTGCCGACTCAAACAGACCTTTTGGAGAATGATTTGAAACTTTGTCTTGGGCAGTTCGACTACAGCGAGCATATCTTGTTTTCAAGATGTATGCTTGCAAAAACATAGGATGGTATATGATATTTAATCCGAAATTG
Encoded here:
- the LOC141664343 gene encoding uncharacterized protein LOC141664343 isoform X2, whose product is MAPVYPTSERNLPTPPAFALRPMNMPASDPNFYPYPRQQLIVDEFPERPGQPECSFYLKTGDCKYRATCKFHHPKTRKTTFTLSDRGLPLRPDQSICSHFSRYGICKYGPACKYDHSESNVTSAESDQRQPRRYGRLGDSDGDWRREPMQQSA
- the LOC141664343 gene encoding uncharacterized protein LOC141664343 isoform X3; translated protein: MNMPASDPNFYPYPRQQLIVDEFPERPGQPECSFYLKTGDCKYRATCKFHHPKTRKTTFTLSDRGLPLRPDQSICSHFSRYGICKYGPACKYDHSESNVTSAESDQRQPRRYGRLGDSDGDWRREPMQQSA